One Picosynechococcus sp. PCC 7002 genomic window, ATGATCATTACCCTCAGTTCCCTTAAAGGCGGGAGCGGGAAATCAACCTTGGCAATCCATCTCGCCCATGCGATCGCCCTATCAAAGCGACGAGTTTTGTTAGTCGATGCCGATCCCCAAGGAAGTGCTCAAGGCTGGTCAGCCGCACGAGAAGAAAAGCCGCCCTTTACTGTAATTGGGATGGCACGAAATACTTTGCACCGAGATTTGCCTGACATCGCCAAAGACTATGACCATGTGGTGATTGATACGCCCCCACGGGTTAGTGCCCTAGCTCGAACAGCGATCCTTGCCGCTGATTTGGTGTTGATTCCAGTCCAGCCCAGTTCCTACGATGTTTGGGCAGCATCAGAAACCGTCACCCTCATCGATGAAGCCCAAGGATTTAAACCAGATATCA contains:
- the parA gene encoding ParA family partition ATPase, with the protein product MIITLSSLKGGSGKSTLAIHLAHAIALSKRRVLLVDADPQGSAQGWSAAREEKPPFTVIGMARNTLHRDLPDIAKDYDHVVIDTPPRVSALARTAILAADLVLIPVQPSSYDVWAASETVTLIDEAQGFKPDIKAAFIINRRIPNTVIGRDVEEALSEYDLPTLPQAIAQRVAFSESSSGHTVMEMSATSSASKEVLKFAKDILKLMEVKKW